The following are encoded together in the Bombus pyrosoma isolate SC7728 linkage group LG17, ASM1482585v1, whole genome shotgun sequence genome:
- the LOC122577140 gene encoding uncharacterized protein LOC122577140 — MQTKRHCVLATGKRTMRATAITKVIRVWPCGSLPLLPAGQFHKAVSGFNDCFVYRQLEAQTKATEAIKAASHLHLAAKIGPEDVRNGGWRDFLKLKGCARLRKRRRV; from the exons ATGCAGACGAAACGTCACTGTGTACTTGCGACAGGGAAACGGACGATGCGAGCGACTGCAATAACAAAAG TGATTCGAGTTTGGCCATGCGGCTCCTTGCCGCTGTTGCCCGCAGGACAATTCCACAAGGCCGTATCTGGCTTTAACGATTGTTTCGTATATCGCCAACTCGAGGCACAAACGAAAGCGACAGAAGCGATAAAAGCAGCCAGCCACCTACACCTAGCAGCTAAAATAGGACCAGAGGACGTAAGAAACGGGGGATGGAGAGACTTTTTAAAACTAAAAGGATGTGCTCGCTTACGGAAACGACGACGAGTATAG